The Lactuca sativa cultivar Salinas chromosome 2, Lsat_Salinas_v11, whole genome shotgun sequence genome includes a window with the following:
- the LOC111916239 gene encoding ethylene-responsive transcription factor ERF025 codes for MANRRPPNSSGFQQPRNDTSGRHPVYRGIRLRAGKWVSEIREPNQTKRIWLGTYATPEMAAAAYDVAALALKGRNVLLNFPDSVISSTLPERPTADDIRAAAARAAAARAPGYGYETGGGSVTNTVPPGAYMDDEHEPNLWSDMAEGMLLSPPRMDSSPPDDGTDHSGGSNLWNY; via the coding sequence ATGGCTAATCGTCGACCTCCCAACTCCTCCGGTTTCCAGCAGCCCCGAAATGATACCTCCGGTCGCCACCCTGTTTACCGTGGTATCCGTTTGCGAGCTGGAAAATGGGTTTCTGAAATTCGTGAACCGAACCAGACCAAGCGCATATGGCTTGGCACATATGCCACACCGGAAATGGCAGCCGCTGCTTATGACGTGGCTGCATTGGCACTCAAAGGTAGGAATGTACTTCTAAACTTTCCAGACTCTGTTATTTCAAGTACACTTCCGGAGCGTCCAACTGCTGATGACATCCGTGCAGCAGCTGCCAGAGCAGCTGCCGCTCGAGCACCGGGGTATGGTTATGAAACTGGTGGTGGAAGCGTTACAAATACAGTCCCTCCTGGTGCATATATGGACgatgaacatgaacccaatctGTGGTCTGACATGGCAGAGGGAATGCTGCTAAGTCCACCCAGGATGGATTCCAGTCCACCGGATGATGGAACAGATCATTCCGGTGGAAGCAATCTATGGAATTACTAA